The following proteins come from a genomic window of Trifolium pratense cultivar HEN17-A07 linkage group LG4, ARS_RC_1.1, whole genome shotgun sequence:
- the LOC123881942 gene encoding uncharacterized protein LOC123881942 isoform X2: MMELHLGLALSTYNSCAYDATSKIHFPLNHNTNKKRSFSQLVLEHAAENSSSTNLPTLSLLPLTPGHSDDHDHQHCSHSSNTTITESDENDEEALAGWPPVNHQRKKLRCNDEEDDYDHNHRNFVKVKMEGEGIARKVNLTMYHSFHTLNQTLINMFGKCDGQQYELVYQDKEGDWLLAQDISWRSFTQCAQRLKLLKGIYIHGQKVTYFFRPLWDNPPAPFRSIPHFYAENVSMDHLCRLHGWSLRSQPRRIFDAVIFSNELDLLEIRWHELYPYVSKFVILESNTTFTGIPKPLFFSVSKERFAFAEEKVVHALFPGRVAVQGSNEDPFVLESRQRGAMNTLIRRAGISDGDILLMSDTDEIPSPHTLKLLQWCDGIPPIMHLELRNYMYSFEFPVDYSSWRATAHVFGTRTLYRHSRQTDVIFSDAGWHCSFCFRYISEFVFKMTAYSHADRVKWKSFLSHSRIQDLICKGDDLFDMLPEEYSFQELIKKMGSIPRSASAVHLPAYLIENADKFKFLLPGGCLRTPE, encoded by the exons ATGATGGAGCTTCATTTGGGCCTTGCTCTCTCCACTTATAATTCCTGTGCCTATGATGCTACTAGTAAAATCCATTTCCCTTTGAACCATAATACTAATAAGAAACGCAGTTTTTCTCAACTAGTCTTGGAACATGCAGCTGAAAATTCTAGTAGTACCAACCTTCCCACTCTTTCTCTCCTCCCATTAACTCCTGGCCATTCAGATGATCATGATCATCAACACTGCAGTCATAGCTCCAACACCACCATCACCGA GAGCGATGAGAATGATGAAGAAGCTCTAGCGGGATGGCCACCGGTTAATCATCAAAGAAAGAAACTACGTTGTAATGATGAGGAGGATGATTATGATCATAATCATAGGAATTTTGTGAAGGTGAAGATGGAGGGTGAAGGAATAGCTAGAAAGGTTAATCTAACTATGTACCATTCATTTCACACTCTCAACCAAACTTTGATCAACATGTTTGGAAAAT GTGATGGTCAACAGTATGAACTTGTTTATCAAGACAAAGAAGGTGATTGGCTTCTTGCTCAAGATATTTCATGGAG AAGTTTCACTCAGTGTGCGCAACGCCTCAAATTGCTCAAG GGAATTTATATCCATGGCCAAAAGGTTACCTATTTCTTCCGACCTCTTTGGGACAATCCGCCTGCCCCCTTCAGAAGTATACCTCACTTTTACGCTGAAAATGTCTCTATGGACCACCTTTGCCGTCTTCATGGCTGGTCCCTTCGCTCACAACCTCGTCGCATTTTTGACGCAGTTATCTTCAGCAACGAGTTAGACCTGCTAGAGATTAGATGGCATGAACTTTATCCATACGTGTCAAAATTTGTGATCCTCGAGTCCAATACCACGTTCACAGGCATTCCaaaacctcttttcttttccGTAAGCAAGGAAAGGTTTGCATTTGCCGAAGAAAAAGTTGTCCATGCCTTGTTTCCCGGAAGAGTTGCAGTCCAAGGATCAAACGAGGACCCGTTTGTGCTCGAGTCAAGGCAACGTGGGGCTATGAATACATTGATACGGCGTGCAGGGATTTCCGATGGTGATATTCTTCTCATGTCGGATACAGATGAGATTCCAAGTCCTCATACTTTGAAACTTCTTCAATGGTGTGATGGGATTCCTCCCATAATGCATCTTGAACTGAGAAACTACATGTACTCATTTGAGTTCCCCGTGGACTACAGCAGTTGGCGAGCCACTGCCCACGTCTTTGGCACCCGGACACTTTACCGGCACTCACGCCAGACCGATGTAATCTTCTCGGATGCAGGATGGCATTGTAGCTTTTGCTTTCGGTATATTTCAGAGTTTGTGTTCAAAATGACTGCTTATAGCCACGCAGACCGTGTGAAATGGAAATCTTTCCTTAGTCATTCAAGAATTCAGGACCTTATTTGCAAGGGAGATGATCTTTTTGACATGCTACCTGAAGAATACTCCTTCCAAGAGTTGATTAAAAAGATGGGGTCAATACCACGTTCAGCTTCTGCGGTTCATCTTCCTGCTTACCTGATAGAAAATGCAGACAAATTTAAGTTTCTTCTTCCTGGAGGTTGCTTAAGAACACCAGAATGA
- the LOC123881942 gene encoding beta-1,4-mannosyl-glycoprotein 4-beta-N-acetylglucosaminyltransferase-like isoform X1: MTLRPRITSRRKFPKFYCVLLLLLVPICVFGIYIHGQKVTYFFRPLWDNPPAPFRSIPHFYAENVSMDHLCRLHGWSLRSQPRRIFDAVIFSNELDLLEIRWHELYPYVSKFVILESNTTFTGIPKPLFFSVSKERFAFAEEKVVHALFPGRVAVQGSNEDPFVLESRQRGAMNTLIRRAGISDGDILLMSDTDEIPSPHTLKLLQWCDGIPPIMHLELRNYMYSFEFPVDYSSWRATAHVFGTRTLYRHSRQTDVIFSDAGWHCSFCFRYISEFVFKMTAYSHADRVKWKSFLSHSRIQDLICKGDDLFDMLPEEYSFQELIKKMGSIPRSASAVHLPAYLIENADKFKFLLPGGCLRTPE, from the coding sequence ATGACTCTCCGACCACGTATCACTTCTAGACGAAAATTTCCCAAGTTTTATTGTGTCTTACTTCTGTTACTTGTGCCAATTTGTGTATTTGGAATTTATATCCATGGCCAAAAGGTTACCTATTTCTTCCGACCTCTTTGGGACAATCCGCCTGCCCCCTTCAGAAGTATACCTCACTTTTACGCTGAAAATGTCTCTATGGACCACCTTTGCCGTCTTCATGGCTGGTCCCTTCGCTCACAACCTCGTCGCATTTTTGACGCAGTTATCTTCAGCAACGAGTTAGACCTGCTAGAGATTAGATGGCATGAACTTTATCCATACGTGTCAAAATTTGTGATCCTCGAGTCCAATACCACGTTCACAGGCATTCCaaaacctcttttcttttccGTAAGCAAGGAAAGGTTTGCATTTGCCGAAGAAAAAGTTGTCCATGCCTTGTTTCCCGGAAGAGTTGCAGTCCAAGGATCAAACGAGGACCCGTTTGTGCTCGAGTCAAGGCAACGTGGGGCTATGAATACATTGATACGGCGTGCAGGGATTTCCGATGGTGATATTCTTCTCATGTCGGATACAGATGAGATTCCAAGTCCTCATACTTTGAAACTTCTTCAATGGTGTGATGGGATTCCTCCCATAATGCATCTTGAACTGAGAAACTACATGTACTCATTTGAGTTCCCCGTGGACTACAGCAGTTGGCGAGCCACTGCCCACGTCTTTGGCACCCGGACACTTTACCGGCACTCACGCCAGACCGATGTAATCTTCTCGGATGCAGGATGGCATTGTAGCTTTTGCTTTCGGTATATTTCAGAGTTTGTGTTCAAAATGACTGCTTATAGCCACGCAGACCGTGTGAAATGGAAATCTTTCCTTAGTCATTCAAGAATTCAGGACCTTATTTGCAAGGGAGATGATCTTTTTGACATGCTACCTGAAGAATACTCCTTCCAAGAGTTGATTAAAAAGATGGGGTCAATACCACGTTCAGCTTCTGCGGTTCATCTTCCTGCTTACCTGATAGAAAATGCAGACAAATTTAAGTTTCTTCTTCCTGGAGGTTGCTTAAGAACACCAGAATGA